Part of the Streptomyces sp. NBC_01460 genome, GGCCCATGCCGACGCGGACCTCCTCCTGGAACCAGGTGATCTCGGTGAAGCCCTCCGGGATGTCGAACTTCGGCATCAGGTCGCGCTTCTCGAACATGCCGGTGGTGTCGATCTGCTGCGCGACGAGGAGGGTGTTGGCGCAGCCCTCCTGCCAGGCGTCGGAGGAGTCGACGCCGTACATCTCGTCCGTCGTCTTGAGGTAGTAGCCCGTGCCGTCGAAGCGGAAGCGGTCGGGGTCGGAGAGGTTCTTCCCGGTCTGGATGCAGAGCAGGGCGTCGTGCGCGGTCGCCTCGTTGGCGTAGGTGTAGTGCGAGTCGTTCGTCACGAGCGGCGGGATGTCCAGCTTCCGGCCGATCTCCAGGAGCCCGTCACGGACCCGGCGCTCGATCTCGATGCCGTGGTCCATCAGCTCCAGGAAGTACCTGCCCTCGCCGAAGATGTCCTTGTAGTCGGACGCCGCCTTGACCGCCTCGTCGAACTGTCCGAGCCGCAGCCGGGTCTGCACCTCGCCGGAGGGGCATCCGGTGGAGGCGATCAGGCCCTCGGACCACTGGGAGATGGTCTCCCTGTCCATGCGCGGCCACTTCTGCAGCCAGCCCTCGGCGTACGCGTCCGAGGAGAGCTTGAAGAGGTTGTGCAGTCCGGTGCTGTTCGCCGCCCAGATCGTCTTGTGGGTATAGCCACCGGAACCCGACACGTCGTCGCGCTTCTGGTGCGGCTGGCCCCACTGGATCTTGCGCTTGTGCTTGCGCGACTCGGGGGCGACGTACGCCTCGATCCCGATGATCGGCGTCACCCCGGCCTTCTGGGCCGAGTGGAAGAAGTCGTACGCCCCGTGGAGGTTGCCGTGGTCGGTCATCGCGATGTGCGACATGCCCATCTCGTTGCACGCCTCGAACATGTCCTTGAGCCGCGCGGCACCGTCCAGCAGGGAGTACTGGGTGTGGACGTGCAGGTGCGTGAAGGGCGGCTTGCTCACGGCGCTGTGCCTCCGGAATCGGGAACGGCGGGGCGCGGAGCGCCTCGGCGAGGGGTGGTGACGGGGGTGACGGGCGGGTGGTGACGGCTTGGGGGGACAGCGTGGAAGTCTACGTCTCCGAGGTGACGGACGACGGGCACTCCGGGGTACGGTCGCGCGTTGGAAGAGCGGGGACGCCCGTCCCATTTGTCATGAACGCCAGTTACCAGGAGGCACCGAACGATGTCGGACACGCAGACCGGCGCGGAGCAGCGCGGGGAGCAGATTCTCGCCGTTTTCGACACCGCGTTCGGGCAGCTCCTGGCCGCCGACCCCGCAGCCTTCCGGGTGAAGTTCCGCAAGATGGCGGGCTCCGCCTTCGCCTTCTACCGGGGCTCGGCCGGTCTGTTCTACGCCGATCTGGACCGCGAGCAGAACACCGGCGCCTACCTGGACGAGCGCACGAGCAGGGTCTGGATCCACGGTGACCTGCACGCCGAGAACTTCGGCACGTACATGGACGCCAACGGCCGGCTCGTGTTCAACGTCAACGACTTCGACGAGGCGTACGTGGGGCCCTTCACCTGGGACCTCAAGCGCTTCGCCGCCTCCGTCGCCCTCATCGGCTACGCGAAGGCGCTGGGCGACGACCAGATCACCGAGCTCGTCCGGGTCTACGCCGCCGCCTACCGGGAGCGGATCCACGCCCTGGCGACGGGCGCCAAGAACGACGAGGTGCCGCCCTTCACCCTGGACACCGCCGAGGGCCCGCTGCTCGGCGCGCTGCGCGTCGCCCGGGGCCTCACCCGGTTCGGGCTGCTGGACTCGATGACGGAGATCAGGGACTTCGAGCGCCGCTTCACCGCCGACGGCGGCGCGATCGACCTGGACGCGGCGACGCGGTACAAGGTGCTCGCGGCGTTCGACGGCTACCTGGAGACGCTGCCCGAGTCGAGCCTGGCGCGGCCCGACTCGTACCGGGTGAAGGACGTCGTCGGCCGCCGGGGCATCGGCATCGGGTCGGCGGGCCTGCCCTCGTACAACATCCTCCTGGAGGGCAACAGCGACGCCCTGGAGAACGACGTGGTGATCTACCTCAAGCAGGCGCAGACCCCCGCCGTCTCCCGGCACATCACCGACGCGTCCGTCCGGGAGTACTTCCAGCACGAGGGCCACCGCACGGTGATCTCGCAGCGTGCCCTCCAGGCGCACGCCGACCCGTGGCTGGGCTGGACCGAGCTGGACGGGTCCGGGCAGCTGGTGGCCGAGGTCTCCCCGTACGCGGTCGACCTGGACTGGTCCGACATCGACGAGCCGGAGGAGATCGCGGCGGTGGTCGCCGACCTCGGCCGGGCCACGGCCACGATGCACTCGGCGGCGGACGACGAGAGCGGGCACTCGCTGGTGCCGTTCTCCACGGAGCGCGCGATCGACGCGGCCATCGCGGCCGACGAGGAGGGCTTCGCGGAGCTGCTGACCGACTTCGCGCACAGCTACGGCGCCCGGGCGCGGGCCGACCACCAGATCTTCGTGGACCTCTTCCGCAACGGCCGTATCCCGGGTCTGTAGTCCCGGATCCCACCGGCCCTTAGGGACCGCTTACAGGAACGCATGGCACACTCTCCGGCGATGGACGTATCAGGGACGCAGATCAGAGCGGTACGCGCGGCGCTGTTCACCGCGCTCGTCGTCACGCTCTCGTCCGCGTCCCATGTGCTGCTCTCCCGGGTGCCGCTGCCGATGACCGCTGTCGCGCTGCTGGCCGGGGCGGTCTTCGCCGTGGCGTTCGCGCTGGCGGGCCGGGAGCGCGGCTTCGGGGCGATCGCCGGGCTGCTCGTCCCGCTGGAGCTGGCGGCCGACACGGTGTTCACCACCGGCCAGCACCTCTGTTACGGAGCGGCGGGCGGCCCGATCGCGGGTCCGCTGCGCTCCGTGGGCGTCGACGTCCTCTGCGGTGGCGAGGCCGGGTCCGGTTCCGACACGCTCTCCGGCGTGGCGGCGGTCGGCACACCCCTGGCCGGGGTGGCCGACGGCGGGGACCACGCCGCCGCCCTGCTGGCCTCGCCGGGACCCGCCGTCCCGTGGCTGCTGCTCGCCGCGCACGTGACGGTGGGCCTGCTCGCGGCCGCCTGGCTGCGGCGCGGCGAGTCCGCGCTCGCGGGGCTGGTGCGCTCGGCGGCGGCCTTCGCCTTCCGGCCCCTGCTCACCGCGGTCGCCGTCGTGGGTGCGCCGCGGCGCCCCGCACGCTCCGGCGTCCGGCGCGCCGGACGCCCGCACCCGCTCGCCCCCGCCCGCTTCCTGGTGCACTCCGTGGGACGGAGGGGCCCGCCGCGCTCGGCCTGCATCCCTGTCTGAGCACGCGGTACGACCCCCTGAGCCACCCCCACCCCTACGGAGCATCCTCATGAGCAGTCGCAACAGCCAGGCCAACAAGTCCGCCGCCCGTGAGCGGCTGCGCGTGGAGCGCGAGCGCCAGGCGAAGAAGGACAAGGCACGCAAGCAGATCGTCGTCGGCGTCTCGGTCGTCGCCGTGCTGGCGATCGCCGGCGGTGTCAGCTACGGCGTGATGCAGCTGAACAAGCCCTCCGCCTGGGAGGCCGCGGCGGACGCGAAGAACGTCACCGCACCCAAGAACACCTCGGGTGACGACGGCACCACCGTCGTGATCGGCGAGTCGAGCGCCAAGAAGACCCTTGAGCTGTACGAGGACTCGCGCTGCCCGATCTGTGCCACGTTCGAGCAGACGGTCGGCGAGACCGTGGCCAAGGACGTCGACGCCGGCAAGTACAAGATCAAGTACGTAGGCGCCACGTTCATCGACAACTCCGACAGCGGCGAAGGCTCGAAGAACGCCCTGAGCGCCCTGGGCGCGGCACTCGACGTGAGCCCGGAGGCCTTCCTGGAGTACAAGACCGCCCTGTACTCCGCGAAGTACCACCCGGAGGAGACCTCCGACAAGTTCGCCAAGGACAGCTACCTGATCGAGGTGGCGGACACGGTGGACGCGCTGAAGGGCAACAAGGCGTTCCAGAAGAACGTCGAGGACGGTACGTACGACGCCTGGGCGATCAAGATGTCCAAGGCGTTCGACAAGAGCGGGGTGCAGGGCACGCCCACCCTCAAGATGGACGGCAAGACGCTCACCGCCGAGGGCAGCGAGAACGCCCCCATGACGGTGGCCGACTTCGACAAGGCGATCACCAAGGCGCTCAAGGGCTGAGACCCTCCTGCGGTCCTCCTGCCGTGAAGGCCGGAGGACCGACGGGAAAAGCCGCGGCCCGGCGGGGGCGGTCGGCGTGACTCCGGGCGTCATCCGGCCAACAGGCGGGCGAACTTCCTTTGTTCGCCCGCCTGTTCGCCGTACCCGCCAGTAGGGTGATCGCCCGTGACCAGACGACACCTCTCCGCCGCACCCACCCGCCGCACGGTCGTCAAGGCCGCCGCAGCCACCGCGGTCGCCGGCTCCGTGCTGACCGCCACCGGTGCCCGGGCCGCCGACGGCCCGGTCTTCCTGCACGGCGTCGCCTCGGGCGACCCGCTGCCCGACGGCATACTCCTGTGGACCCGCGTCACCCCCTCCGCCGACGCCCTGCCCGGCTCAGGCCTGGGCGCCGACACACCGGTGGCCTGGGAGATCGCCGAGGACAAGGACTTCTCCCGGATCGCCGCCCGGGGCACGGCCGTCGCGCGCGCCGGCTCCGACCACACCGTCAAGGCCGACGTCCGGGGACTGCGCCCGGCCACGGCGTACTGGTTCCGCTTCTCGGCGGCGTCCGGCGGCGCCGGGGGCGGGCAGTCCGTCCTCTCCCCCGTCGGCCGCACCCGCACGGCGCCCGCCGCCGGGGCCCCGGTCACCGGGATCCGCTTCGGCGTGGTGTCCTGCGCCAACTGGGAGGCGGGCTGGTTCTCCCCGTACCGCCATCTCGCGGCCCGCGCCGACCTGGACGCCGTCCTGCACCTGGGCGACTACATCTACGAGTACGCCTCGGGCAGCTATCCGACCCAGGACACCGTCGTACGCCCGCACGCCCCGCTCCACGAGATCCTGACGCTCGCCGACTACCGGCTGCGGCACGCCACGTACAAGACGGACACCGACCTCCAGGCGCTGCACGCCACCCACCCGGTGATCGCGATCTGGGACGACCACGAGTTCGCCAACGACGCCTGGTCGGGCGGAGCCGAGAACCACACCCCGGGGACGGAGGGCGCGTGGGCGGCCCGGGTGGCCGCCGCGAAGCAGGCGTACTTCGAGTGGATGCCGGTCCGCGCGTCCACCGAGGGCACCGTCTACCGGCGGCTGAGCTTCGGCGGCCTCGCCGAACTGCACCTGCTCGACCTGCGCAGCTTCCGCTCGGAGCAGGCGTCGGTCGGCGACGGCGCGGTCGACGACCCGGACCGCACGGTCACCGGGCGGGCGCAGCTGGACTGGCTGAAGGCCGGGCTGGCCTCGTCGGACGCCGCCTGGAAGCTGGTGGGCACCTCGGTGATGATCTCCCCGGTCGCCTTCGGCTCCCTGCCCGCCCATCTGCTGGCACCGCTGGCGGAGCTGCTGGGGCTCCCCTCGGAGGGGCTG contains:
- a CDS encoding DsbA family protein, producing the protein MSSRNSQANKSAARERLRVERERQAKKDKARKQIVVGVSVVAVLAIAGGVSYGVMQLNKPSAWEAAADAKNVTAPKNTSGDDGTTVVIGESSAKKTLELYEDSRCPICATFEQTVGETVAKDVDAGKYKIKYVGATFIDNSDSGEGSKNALSALGAALDVSPEAFLEYKTALYSAKYHPEETSDKFAKDSYLIEVADTVDALKGNKAFQKNVEDGTYDAWAIKMSKAFDKSGVQGTPTLKMDGKTLTAEGSENAPMTVADFDKAITKALKG
- a CDS encoding alkaline phosphatase D family protein; the encoded protein is MTRRHLSAAPTRRTVVKAAAATAVAGSVLTATGARAADGPVFLHGVASGDPLPDGILLWTRVTPSADALPGSGLGADTPVAWEIAEDKDFSRIAARGTAVARAGSDHTVKADVRGLRPATAYWFRFSAASGGAGGGQSVLSPVGRTRTAPAAGAPVTGIRFGVVSCANWEAGWFSPYRHLAARADLDAVLHLGDYIYEYASGSYPTQDTVVRPHAPLHEILTLADYRLRHATYKTDTDLQALHATHPVIAIWDDHEFANDAWSGGAENHTPGTEGAWAARVAAAKQAYFEWMPVRASTEGTVYRRLSFGGLAELHLLDLRSFRSEQASVGDGAVDDPDRTVTGRAQLDWLKAGLASSDAAWKLVGTSVMISPVAFGSLPAHLLAPLAELLGLPSEGLAVNVDQWDGYTDDRRELISHLRDNAVRDTVFLTGDIHMAWANDVPVKAATYPLSASAATEFVVTSVTSDNLDDILRVAPGTVSVIAATAVRAANRHVKWVDMDGHGYGVLDVTAERSQMDYYVVSDKTSRDATSSWVRSYRTRRGTQKVERADAPVR
- a CDS encoding DUF2252 domain-containing protein, which encodes MSDTQTGAEQRGEQILAVFDTAFGQLLAADPAAFRVKFRKMAGSAFAFYRGSAGLFYADLDREQNTGAYLDERTSRVWIHGDLHAENFGTYMDANGRLVFNVNDFDEAYVGPFTWDLKRFAASVALIGYAKALGDDQITELVRVYAAAYRERIHALATGAKNDEVPPFTLDTAEGPLLGALRVARGLTRFGLLDSMTEIRDFERRFTADGGAIDLDAATRYKVLAAFDGYLETLPESSLARPDSYRVKDVVGRRGIGIGSAGLPSYNILLEGNSDALENDVVIYLKQAQTPAVSRHITDASVREYFQHEGHRTVISQRALQAHADPWLGWTELDGSGQLVAEVSPYAVDLDWSDIDEPEEIAAVVADLGRATATMHSAADDESGHSLVPFSTERAIDAAIAADEEGFAELLTDFAHSYGARARADHQIFVDLFRNGRIPGL